The Deinococcus sp. Leaf326 genome has a segment encoding these proteins:
- a CDS encoding SDR family NAD(P)-dependent oxidoreductase produces the protein MNVSFGGRTVIVTGAAHGFGRAIALAFAARGGAVYACDVLDEGLAETGALAQAMDTPLQVAHVDVTDRAAVQALAARAAQETGRLDIVVNNAGGVLGQVGRPLEEISPEDWQAIFRVNVDGAFHVAQAAAPHMKRQRWGRVVNISSGAGLGVSLTGIQAYASAKAAQIGLTRQLAHELGEWGITVNNVAPGFVRSNPTTERQWESYGEEGQRRLLNGIALRRLGTPEDIASAVMFFASEQAGWITGQVLSVDGGR, from the coding sequence GTGAACGTCTCGTTCGGCGGGCGCACCGTCATCGTGACCGGGGCGGCGCACGGGTTCGGGCGGGCCATCGCGCTGGCCTTCGCCGCGCGCGGCGGCGCCGTCTATGCCTGCGACGTGCTCGACGAGGGCCTGGCCGAGACCGGAGCCTTGGCGCAGGCCATGGACACGCCGCTGCAGGTGGCCCATGTGGACGTGACCGACCGCGCCGCCGTGCAGGCGCTGGCCGCGCGCGCCGCGCAGGAGACGGGCCGCTTGGACATCGTGGTGAATAATGCCGGGGGCGTGCTGGGGCAGGTGGGGCGCCCGCTGGAAGAGATCTCGCCGGAGGACTGGCAGGCCATCTTCCGGGTGAACGTGGACGGCGCCTTTCACGTCGCGCAGGCGGCGGCTCCCCATATGAAGCGTCAGCGCTGGGGGCGGGTCGTGAATATCAGTTCCGGCGCGGGCCTGGGCGTGAGTCTGACCGGCATCCAGGCCTACGCCAGCGCCAAGGCGGCCCAGATCGGCCTGACCCGGCAACTCGCGCACGAACTGGGCGAGTGGGGCATTACCGTAAACAATGTGGCCCCCGGCTTCGTACGCAGCAACCCCACCACCGAGCGCCAGTGGGAGAGCTACGGCGAAGAGGGCCAGCGCCGACTGCTGAACGGTATCGCGCTCCGGCGTCTGGGTACCCCCGAGGACATCGCCAGCGCCGTGATGTTCTTCGCCTCCGAGCAGGCAGGCTGGATCACCGGGCAGGTCCTCAGCGTGGACGGCGGCCGCTGA
- a CDS encoding ketopantoate reductase family protein → MTAQPQPPRVLIWGAGAIGGSIGAYLIRAGLDVTFVDQAAEHVRAIRERGLRITGPFGEFTVQAPACTPEEVRGTWPLVLLCTKAQDTRPAAEALAPHLDGDGVVVSVQNGLNTLTLAEVLGAERVLGSFVNFGADYLEPGVVLYGGRGAVVVGEPAGGLSERSAEVHVLLRHFEPGAVHTPNIMGYLWSKLGYGALLFATALTNDSIADALDRPEDRETYTELGREVMRVALAHGVTPEAFNGFDPAAFLPQASRAEAQASLDELVAFNRRSAKTHSGIWRDLAVRRRRTEVDSQLGWVVHFGALHGVPTPLTTRLVALIHDIEDGRRPLDRANMAELGAARPPAGEEA, encoded by the coding sequence ATGACCGCGCAACCTCAGCCGCCGCGTGTCTTGATCTGGGGCGCCGGGGCCATCGGCGGCAGCATCGGGGCGTACCTCATCCGCGCCGGGCTGGACGTGACCTTCGTGGACCAGGCGGCCGAACATGTGCGCGCCATCCGGGAGCGCGGCCTACGGATCACTGGCCCCTTCGGCGAGTTCACTGTCCAGGCCCCGGCCTGCACCCCCGAAGAGGTGCGCGGCACCTGGCCGCTGGTGCTGCTGTGCACCAAGGCGCAGGACACCCGCCCGGCGGCGGAGGCCCTGGCGCCGCATCTGGACGGGGACGGGGTGGTCGTGTCGGTCCAGAACGGCCTGAACACCCTCACGCTGGCTGAGGTGCTGGGCGCGGAGCGGGTGCTGGGCAGCTTCGTGAACTTCGGCGCGGACTACCTGGAGCCGGGCGTCGTGCTGTACGGCGGGCGCGGCGCGGTGGTCGTCGGTGAGCCAGCGGGCGGCCTGAGTGAGCGCTCGGCGGAGGTTCACGTCCTGCTGCGGCACTTCGAGCCCGGCGCCGTGCACACGCCGAACATCATGGGCTACCTCTGGAGCAAGCTGGGCTACGGCGCGCTGCTGTTCGCCACAGCCCTGACCAACGACTCCATCGCCGACGCCCTGGACCGCCCCGAGGACCGCGAGACCTACACCGAACTGGGCCGCGAGGTGATGCGGGTGGCGCTGGCGCACGGCGTGACGCCCGAGGCCTTCAACGGCTTCGACCCGGCCGCCTTCCTGCCCCAGGCCAGCCGCGCGGAGGCGCAGGCCAGTCTGGACGAGCTGGTCGCCTTCAACCGGCGCAGTGCCAAGACCCACAGCGGCATCTGGCGCGACCTCGCGGTGCGCCGGCGCCGGACCGAGGTCGACTCCCAGCTCGGCTGGGTGGTGCATTTCGGGGCGCTGCACGGGGTCCCCACCCCCCTGACCACCCGGCTCGTGGCCCTGATTCACGACATCGAGGACGGGCGCCGGCCGCTGGACCGCGCCAACATGGCCGAGCTGGGCGCCGCCCGGCCCCCGGCTGGGGAGGAGGCGTGA
- a CDS encoding dipeptidase produces the protein MAALWPGPRPGAAPVPGALEAVVQALRERADASLAELVEFAGIPSVSAQSAYAPDMERAPGWLAERLNRAGMEGVALWPTAGHPAVYGQWLGAPEAPTVLVYGHYDVQPPEPLELWNTPPFTPTVVGDRLYGRGVSDDKGPLLLSVQVLGAFLSAHGRLPLNVKVLFEGEEEIGSAHLGDLVAQRAAELKADFVISADGGMWSADFPSLTVSGRGIAALDFSVYGPARDLHSGRHGGALHNPLHAAAALVAGLHDAAGRVTVPGFYDGVRELSSEQRAALARLPHSDAAYLDLTGAPDVYGEAGYSTLERQWHRPTAEVNGLWGGYTGEGGKTVLPAEAHVKLTCRLVPGQDPDDVLDKLRAHLRAQTPPGVRLEVHPSDHTGRAYALAADHPGRRAALKVLRDLYGQSPLEVGMGGSIPILDTFRSVLGLETLLFSFAVGDENIHAPNEFFRIGRLYEGQEAWARLLWALAND, from the coding sequence ATGGCCGCCCTCTGGCCCGGCCCCCGGCCCGGCGCCGCGCCCGTGCCCGGCGCGCTGGAAGCGGTCGTCCAGGCGCTGCGGGAACGCGCCGACGCTTCCCTCGCCGAACTGGTCGAGTTCGCGGGCATTCCCAGCGTCAGTGCGCAGAGTGCCTACGCGCCCGACATGGAACGCGCGCCGGGGTGGCTCGCGGAGCGGCTGAACCGGGCCGGGATGGAGGGCGTGGCCCTCTGGCCGACCGCCGGGCACCCGGCCGTGTACGGACAGTGGCTGGGGGCGCCGGAGGCCCCGACCGTGCTTGTGTACGGGCACTACGACGTGCAGCCGCCCGAGCCGCTGGAGCTGTGGAACACGCCGCCCTTCACGCCCACGGTGGTCGGCGACCGGCTCTACGGCCGGGGCGTGAGCGACGACAAGGGACCGCTATTGCTCAGCGTGCAGGTGCTCGGCGCGTTCCTGTCGGCGCACGGGCGCCTGCCGCTGAACGTGAAGGTCCTGTTCGAGGGCGAGGAGGAGATCGGCAGTGCGCACCTGGGCGACCTGGTGGCGCAGCGTGCGGCCGAGCTGAAGGCCGATTTCGTCATCAGTGCCGACGGCGGGATGTGGAGCGCCGACTTTCCGTCGCTGACCGTCAGCGGACGCGGTATCGCCGCCCTGGATTTCAGTGTGTACGGCCCGGCCCGCGACCTGCACTCCGGGCGGCACGGCGGGGCGCTGCACAATCCCCTGCACGCCGCCGCCGCGCTGGTCGCCGGCCTGCACGACGCGGCGGGCCGCGTAACGGTGCCCGGTTTCTACGACGGCGTGCGGGAACTGTCCAGCGAGCAGCGTGCGGCCCTGGCCCGCCTGCCCCACAGTGACGCGGCCTACCTGGACCTGACCGGAGCGCCCGACGTGTACGGCGAGGCCGGCTACAGCACCCTGGAACGCCAGTGGCACCGGCCGACGGCCGAGGTCAACGGCCTGTGGGGCGGCTATACCGGCGAGGGCGGCAAGACGGTCCTGCCTGCCGAGGCCCATGTGAAGCTCACCTGCCGGCTCGTGCCCGGTCAGGACCCGGACGACGTGCTCGACAAGCTGCGCGCCCACCTGCGGGCGCAGACCCCGCCCGGCGTGCGCCTGGAGGTGCATCCCAGCGACCACACGGGCCGCGCCTACGCCCTGGCCGCCGATCATCCGGGCCGCCGCGCCGCCCTGAAGGTGCTGCGGGACCTCTATGGCCAGTCGCCGCTGGAGGTCGGAATGGGCGGCAGCATTCCCATCCTGGACACCTTCCGGTCGGTCCTGGGGCTGGAGACCCTGCTGTTCAGCTTCGCGGTGGGCGACGAGAACATCCATGCCCCGAACGAGTTCTTCCGGATCGGGCGCCTGTACGAGGGTCAGGAGGCCTGGGCACGCCTGCTCTGGGCACTCGCCAATGACTGA
- a CDS encoding RraA family protein: MTDPELAALADELHRALPGRDLTCDLSDALGHGESQDGGGALPPGFRPLHSRRPFAGLAVTASPQDTELGAVYAALDLAPAGSVLVIGGPATHAFWGERTTRAALGRGVRAAVLAGACRDVSAVHHLGFAVVCSGVTPLAGRRREGGAVQVPLAVGGVLVYPGDLVVGDDNGVVVVPARRAAEIVPALLRALPSALSPDRSTP; the protein is encoded by the coding sequence ATGACTGATCCGGAGCTGGCCGCCCTGGCCGATGAGCTGCACCGCGCGCTGCCCGGCCGCGACCTGACCTGCGACCTCAGCGACGCGCTGGGGCACGGCGAATCCCAGGACGGGGGCGGCGCGCTGCCTCCCGGCTTCCGGCCGTTGCATTCCCGCCGTCCCTTTGCGGGGCTGGCGGTGACCGCCTCGCCCCAGGACACCGAACTCGGCGCGGTGTACGCGGCGCTGGACCTAGCTCCGGCAGGTAGTGTCCTCGTGATCGGGGGGCCGGCCACCCACGCCTTCTGGGGCGAGCGGACCACCCGCGCGGCCCTGGGCCGGGGCGTGCGGGCCGCCGTCCTGGCCGGCGCCTGCCGCGACGTGAGCGCCGTGCATCACCTGGGGTTCGCGGTCGTGTGCAGCGGCGTCACGCCGCTGGCCGGCCGCCGCCGTGAGGGCGGCGCGGTTCAGGTCCCCCTGGCCGTGGGAGGTGTCCTCGTCTATCCGGGCGACCTCGTGGTCGGTGACGACAACGGCGTCGTCGTCGTGCCGGCGCGCCGCGCCGCAGAGATCGTTCCGGCCCTGTTGCGCGCCCTTCCTTCCGCCCTTTCCCCCGACAGGAGCACCCCATGA
- a CDS encoding creatininase family protein, whose translation MTPIEQMNWMQVEEYLRTDDRCVLPLGSTEQHAYLSLAVDNVLPSRLAHEAAAPLGVPVFPVQPYGITPYFRGYPGSVTLRVQTYLSLVRDVLDSLHEQGFRRILIVNGHGGNSPAQGFCGEWMADHPGAQVKFHNWWNAPRVWAQVQATDRNASHASWMENFPWTRLEGVVMPDEEKAALNLDRLRLLGPQELRAYLGEGNYGGRFQRPDEDMHAIWAEAVGETRALLDSGWLDDGARQ comes from the coding sequence ATGACCCCCATCGAACAGATGAACTGGATGCAGGTCGAAGAGTACCTGCGGACCGATGACCGCTGCGTCCTGCCGCTGGGCAGCACCGAGCAGCACGCCTACCTGAGTCTGGCGGTGGACAACGTCTTGCCCTCGCGGCTGGCGCATGAGGCCGCCGCGCCGCTGGGCGTGCCGGTCTTTCCGGTGCAGCCCTACGGCATCACGCCGTATTTCCGCGGCTATCCGGGCAGCGTGACCCTGCGCGTCCAGACCTACCTCTCGCTTGTGCGGGACGTGCTCGACAGCCTGCACGAGCAGGGTTTCCGGCGCATCCTGATCGTGAACGGGCACGGCGGCAACTCGCCCGCGCAGGGCTTCTGCGGCGAGTGGATGGCCGACCACCCCGGCGCTCAGGTCAAATTCCACAATTGGTGGAACGCGCCGCGCGTGTGGGCGCAGGTGCAGGCTACCGACCGCAACGCCAGCCACGCCTCCTGGATGGAGAATTTCCCCTGGACCCGCCTGGAGGGCGTGGTCATGCCCGACGAGGAGAAGGCCGCGCTGAATCTCGACCGCCTGCGCCTGTTGGGCCCACAGGAGCTGCGCGCCTACCTGGGCGAGGGCAACTACGGCGGGCGCTTTCAACGCCCCGACGAGGACATGCACGCCATCTGGGCCGAGGCGGTGGGGGAGACCCGCGCGCTGCTGGACAGCGGCTGGCTGGACGATGGAGCGCGGCAATGA
- a CDS encoding GntR family transcriptional regulator, whose protein sequence is MTSVSAAGPGPVPVPAALPWPLAIDRSLDVPVGTQLRGQLEYGIACGEIARGTRLPSVRELSQGLGVAHVTVAQVYKELLGLGLIVTSRGRGTYVADLPRVPSGPDQAWLRDLLADTIRQAERGGYTLRQIGEVMQVLLARGGQAAPEGVKVVLVGLFADATHAYAADLALALRPEDRVQALTLDDLRWPEQQRAAHGADVVLALAHRLPQTQARLPGVPIIPVGFIPAPATRAALAGLSPLVRLTLVATFEEFLPTFLAGVKRFAPHVAGVQATHLHAPELQELLRTADVVVYATGSDSVRALAPDRPALEYRHMIDPRDVEGLVLPAAEARRKDKERT, encoded by the coding sequence ATGACTTCCGTGTCTGCCGCCGGCCCCGGTCCGGTCCCCGTTCCCGCCGCCCTGCCCTGGCCCCTGGCCATAGACCGCAGCCTCGACGTTCCCGTGGGGACGCAGCTGCGCGGTCAACTGGAGTACGGCATCGCCTGCGGGGAGATCGCGCGCGGGACCCGGCTGCCCAGCGTCCGCGAGCTCTCGCAGGGGCTGGGTGTGGCGCACGTCACGGTGGCGCAGGTCTACAAGGAACTGCTGGGCCTGGGCCTCATCGTCACGTCGCGCGGGCGCGGCACCTACGTTGCCGACCTGCCGCGCGTACCGAGCGGCCCGGATCAGGCGTGGCTCCGCGACCTGCTGGCCGACACCATCCGGCAGGCCGAGCGCGGCGGCTACACGCTGCGGCAGATCGGCGAGGTCATGCAGGTGCTGCTGGCGCGCGGCGGACAGGCGGCCCCAGAGGGGGTCAAGGTGGTGCTGGTGGGTCTGTTCGCCGATGCCACGCACGCCTACGCCGCTGACCTCGCGCTGGCCCTACGACCCGAAGATCGGGTGCAGGCCCTGACCCTCGACGACCTGCGCTGGCCCGAGCAGCAGCGCGCGGCGCACGGGGCCGATGTGGTGCTGGCCCTGGCCCACCGCCTCCCGCAGACCCAGGCCCGCCTGCCCGGCGTGCCCATCATTCCGGTGGGGTTCATTCCCGCGCCGGCCACCCGCGCCGCCCTGGCGGGCCTGAGCCCTCTGGTCCGGCTCACACTGGTCGCCACCTTCGAGGAATTCCTGCCCACCTTTCTGGCCGGGGTCAAGCGTTTCGCGCCGCACGTGGCAGGGGTGCAGGCCACGCACCTGCACGCGCCCGAGTTGCAGGAACTGCTGAGGACCGCCGACGTGGTCGTGTACGCCACCGGGTCGGACAGCGTCCGGGCGCTGGCGCCGGACCGGCCCGCCCTGGAATACCGCCACATGATCGACCCGCGCGACGTCGAAGGGCTCGTGTTGCCCGCCGCCGAAGCGCGGCGCAAGGACAAGGAGAGGACATGA
- a CDS encoding carboxypeptidase M32: MTQSLSEFQRRSGELNDLLCVVNLLTWDARTQMPPGGGETRAQQLATVSALARERALDPAFEHAAQDARDRPGEAAAAAQALDAVQAMRRVPEALTRELALLKSAAQATWAQAKARSDFAAFAPVLTRMVALNRDLADALGYEDHPYDALLNLYEPGLTGAALEPLFGQLREHHVALLRRIQARPAPRTDFLRRHYPAATQRDLCLSAAETFGYDLTRGRLDESAHPFEISFTRQDVRITTRIQENFLSGALFGTLHETGHALYEQGIAPDLTRTVLTSDLVGLYAVGGSSYGTHESQSRLWENRIGRSRAYWGQHYPALQRRFPEQLGDVSADEFHRAVNEVRPSLIRVEADELTYDLHIMLRVELERALIGGELEVAELPDAWNARMKADLGLDVPDGRQGVLQDIHWSSGLFGSFPTYTIGNVMASQFYGAAAQANPELEAQLAQGNYTPLREWLTDQIYRHGRTFTPHELLMRATGRGLDPAPYLTYLTDKYTGLYGLTPQEAQA; this comes from the coding sequence ATGACCCAGTCCCTTTCCGAATTTCAGCGCCGTTCCGGCGAACTGAACGACCTGCTGTGTGTCGTCAACCTCCTGACCTGGGACGCCCGCACGCAGATGCCCCCGGGCGGCGGCGAGACCCGCGCGCAGCAACTGGCGACCGTCAGTGCGCTCGCCCGTGAGCGCGCGCTGGACCCGGCCTTCGAGCACGCTGCCCAGGACGCCCGCGACCGCCCCGGCGAGGCGGCCGCCGCGGCCCAGGCGCTGGACGCCGTGCAGGCCATGCGCCGCGTGCCCGAGGCCCTGACCCGTGAGCTGGCCCTCCTGAAGAGCGCGGCGCAGGCCACCTGGGCGCAGGCCAAGGCGCGCAGTGATTTCGCGGCTTTCGCGCCGGTCCTGACCCGCATGGTGGCCCTCAACCGTGACCTCGCCGACGCCCTGGGCTACGAGGACCACCCCTACGACGCCCTGCTGAACCTGTACGAGCCCGGCCTGACCGGCGCGGCACTGGAGCCGCTGTTCGGCCAGTTGCGGGAGCATCACGTCGCGCTGCTGCGGCGCATCCAGGCGCGGCCCGCCCCCCGCACCGACTTCCTGCGCCGTCACTACCCGGCGGCCACGCAGCGCGACCTGTGCCTGAGCGCCGCCGAGACCTTCGGCTACGATCTCACGCGCGGGCGGCTCGACGAGTCGGCGCACCCCTTCGAGATCAGCTTTACGCGGCAGGACGTGCGCATCACCACGCGCATCCAGGAGAACTTTCTCAGTGGGGCCCTGTTCGGCACCCTGCACGAGACCGGCCACGCGCTGTACGAACAGGGCATCGCTCCGGACCTCACCCGCACCGTTCTCACCAGCGACCTGGTCGGCCTGTACGCCGTGGGGGGCAGCAGTTACGGCACCCACGAGAGCCAGTCGCGGCTCTGGGAAAACCGCATCGGGCGCTCGCGGGCGTACTGGGGGCAGCACTACCCGGCCCTACAGCGCCGCTTTCCGGAACAGCTGGGCGACGTGAGCGCCGACGAGTTTCACCGCGCCGTGAACGAGGTGCGGCCCAGCCTGATCCGCGTAGAGGCCGACGAGCTGACCTACGACCTGCACATCATGCTGCGGGTTGAGCTCGAACGCGCCCTCATCGGCGGCGAGCTGGAGGTGGCGGAGCTGCCCGACGCCTGGAACGCCCGCATGAAGGCCGACCTGGGCCTCGACGTTCCCGACGGCCGCCAGGGGGTCTTACAGGACATCCACTGGTCCTCGGGCCTGTTCGGGTCCTTCCCGACCTACACCATCGGCAACGTGATGGCGTCGCAGTTCTACGGCGCGGCCGCGCAGGCCAACCCGGAGCTGGAAGCCCAGCTCGCCCAGGGCAACTACACTCCGCTGCGTGAATGGCTCACCGACCAGATCTACCGGCACGGCCGCACCTTTACCCCCCACGAGCTCCTGATGCGCGCGACCGGGCGGGGCCTGGACCCCGCGCCCTACCTCACGTACCTCACCGACAAGTACACCGGGCTGTATGGCCTGACCCCGCAGGAGGCCCAGGCCTGA